Proteins encoded together in one uncultured Desulfosarcina sp. window:
- the creC gene encoding two-component system sensor histidine kinase CreC codes for MKLGLRIFGCYLVIFCICFAVPVGWMLDTLRTRYLEGVEDPLVDQAHILAGVVGRMMADGRFDAARFYETFDAVYNRPLDVRIYHLAKTVVDPVVYITDAAGRVLFHSRDPGQVGADYRRWRDVSLTLDGAYGARTTLADPHDPTSSMLIVAAPIMVDGTLAGVLSVGKPTTNINSFLEHAKPRMIQVAAFAVVMAVALGYLVALWITRPIKRMTEYAHTVSDGRPAVFPRLDRTEIGIMGRALQKMQATLEGKAYVEHYVQQLTHELKSPLSAIRASAELLEEEVPPERRRRFLTHIHTEAGRISDIVERMLTLSALENQPQLDRREKVDLSSLVCDVIESKQPMIMARNISVSVDIDETTRVVGDAFWLRQAVSNLVQNAIDFSRPGGEIVIRSASGDHAVQLCIDDSGTTIPAYALEKIFDKFYSLKRPDSGRKSTGLGLNLVRQVAALHGGEIALQNRSSVGVRAVLTLPTKRR; via the coding sequence ATGAAACTCGGACTGCGCATTTTCGGCTGCTACCTGGTCATTTTCTGCATCTGTTTCGCCGTCCCGGTGGGTTGGATGCTGGACACGCTGCGCACCCGCTACCTGGAAGGGGTGGAGGACCCCCTGGTGGACCAGGCCCATATCCTGGCCGGCGTGGTGGGCCGCATGATGGCCGACGGCCGTTTCGATGCGGCCCGCTTTTATGAGACCTTCGATGCCGTCTACAACCGGCCCCTGGACGTGCGCATCTATCATCTCGCCAAAACCGTCGTGGACCCGGTGGTCTACATCACCGATGCCGCAGGAAGGGTGCTCTTTCATTCCCGTGATCCCGGCCAGGTCGGCGCCGACTACCGCCGCTGGCGGGACGTCAGCCTGACCCTCGACGGGGCTTACGGAGCGCGCACCACGTTGGCCGACCCGCACGATCCGACATCCTCGATGCTTATCGTGGCCGCGCCGATCATGGTCGACGGCACGCTTGCCGGCGTACTGAGCGTGGGCAAGCCGACCACAAACATCAACAGCTTCCTGGAGCATGCCAAACCGCGGATGATCCAGGTGGCTGCGTTTGCCGTTGTCATGGCCGTGGCCTTAGGCTACCTGGTCGCCCTTTGGATCACGCGGCCCATCAAACGCATGACCGAATACGCCCACACCGTGTCCGACGGCCGTCCCGCCGTTTTCCCGCGGCTGGACCGCACCGAAATCGGCATCATGGGCCGGGCCTTGCAGAAGATGCAGGCAACCCTGGAGGGCAAGGCCTACGTGGAGCACTACGTGCAGCAGTTGACCCACGAACTGAAGAGCCCGCTCTCCGCCATCCGCGCCTCGGCCGAACTTTTGGAGGAGGAGGTTCCCCCCGAACGGCGGCGGCGTTTTCTGACCCATATCCACACCGAAGCGGGCCGGATCAGCGACATCGTCGAGCGCATGCTCACCCTGTCCGCGCTGGAGAACCAGCCGCAGCTCGACCGGCGCGAAAAGGTCGATCTCTCCAGTCTGGTGTGCGACGTGATCGAGAGCAAACAGCCCATGATCATGGCCCGGAATATCTCCGTATCGGTCGATATCGACGAAACGACGCGGGTCGTCGGCGACGCCTTCTGGCTGCGCCAGGCCGTGTCCAACCTGGTCCAGAACGCCATCGACTTCAGCCGGCCCGGAGGAGAAATCGTCATTCGTTCGGCATCCGGCGACCATGCCGTGCAGCTTTGCATCGACGACAGCGGCACGACCATCCCTGCCTACGCCCTGGAGAAGATCTTCGACAAGTTCTATTCTTTGAAGCGCCCCGACAGCGGCCGCAAAAGCACCGGGCTGGGACTCAATCTGGTCCGGCAGGTGGCGGCCCTGCACGGCGGCGAGATTGCCTTGCAAAACCGCTCGTCCGTTGGTGTTCGTGCCGTGCTGACGCTGCCGACAAAGCGCCGTTGA
- a CDS encoding metal-dependent hydrolase → MDILTHCLSGAMAATAMAPFCGKPTYRTLLVIGSGTVGAVMPDIDVITRWPGFDATIGRWFDLSRSGRAIYHANLWYSHHNFCHSLAAGVLFTLMLAMVFLLFKKGESLFGRSKENYRRSALSDYG, encoded by the coding sequence ATGGATATCCTGACCCATTGTCTGTCCGGTGCGATGGCCGCTACCGCAATGGCACCGTTTTGCGGCAAACCGACGTATCGAACGCTGCTGGTGATCGGGAGCGGCACGGTGGGTGCGGTGATGCCGGACATCGACGTGATCACGCGCTGGCCCGGGTTCGACGCCACCATCGGGCGCTGGTTCGACCTGTCGCGATCGGGTCGAGCGATCTACCATGCCAATCTCTGGTATTCTCACCACAATTTTTGCCACTCGCTGGCCGCCGGGGTGCTGTTTACCCTGATGCTGGCAATGGTCTTTTTACTTTTCAAAAAAGGAGAGTCGCTCTTTGGCCGTTCAAAGGAAAATTATAGGCGATCCGCTTTATCGGATTATGGTTAA
- the creB gene encoding two-component system response regulator CreB, which translates to MAKILIVEDEPAIADTIQYALETEGFTPLTAPTGQEALEQMAAHAVDLVILDIGLPDINGFELCKRIRHHSALPIIFLTARNEEVDRVVGLEIGGDDYVVKPFSPRELTARVKAVLRRTRSDAPAASPAQTVWAVDDARRRIHYFGCRLELSRTEFDLLRILIRRPGRVFTREQLMAAVWDEPEASMDRTVDAHVKNLRAKLKGIKADLDPIVTHRGTGYALKENITPS; encoded by the coding sequence ATGGCCAAGATACTGATCGTGGAGGATGAACCGGCCATCGCCGATACCATCCAATATGCCCTGGAGACCGAAGGCTTTACGCCGCTGACGGCCCCTACGGGGCAGGAGGCACTGGAACAGATGGCGGCACATGCCGTCGATCTGGTAATTTTGGACATCGGCCTGCCGGACATCAACGGCTTCGAGTTGTGCAAACGGATCCGCCACCACAGCGCCCTGCCGATCATTTTTCTCACGGCCCGCAACGAGGAGGTGGACCGGGTGGTGGGGCTGGAGATCGGCGGGGACGACTACGTGGTCAAACCGTTCAGCCCGCGGGAACTCACCGCCCGGGTCAAGGCGGTCCTGCGCCGTACCCGCTCGGACGCCCCTGCCGCCTCGCCGGCACAGACGGTCTGGGCCGTGGACGACGCCAGGCGCCGCATCCACTACTTCGGCTGCCGGCTGGAACTCTCGCGAACCGAATTCGACCTGCTGCGAATCCTGATCCGTCGGCCGGGCCGGGTGTTTACCCGCGAGCAGCTCATGGCCGCCGTGTGGGACGAACCCGAAGCCAGTATGGACCGTACGGTGGATGCGCACGTCAAGAACCTGCGCGCCAAGCTCAAAGGCATCAAAGCGGATCTCGATCCGATCGTCACCCACCGCGGCACCGGCTACGCCCTGAAGGAAAATATCACCCCGTCATGA